The Fibrobacter sp. region AGTGGAAGGCGATCTTCTTGACCTTCTTGTTCACCTTTTCGAAGTAGTCATGGGACTTCGGACCATGGGCCTTAGCACCACGAACCCACACGGCGGAGGTGTTCTGGCCGGAACGAGCGCGGCCGGTACCCTTCTGCTTCCACGGCTTCTGGCCACCACCGCTCACAGAGGACTTATTCTTGGCCTGGGCGTTGCCCTGGCGCTGGTTGTTCAGAATAGCCTTGATGTGGAGGTACATGCAGACCGTGTTGACTTCTTCGTCAAACATCTTCGGGAGTTCGATATCGTTCTTGAAATCGCCTGTTGCGGCGAAAAGCTTTGCACTAGCCATTAGTCTTTCCTCACCACGATAATGCTGTTCTTCGGGCCCGGGACAGCGCCACGGACGAAGATCAGGTTGCGGTCGCCGTCAACCTTGACGACCTGGA contains the following coding sequences:
- the rplD gene encoding 50S ribosomal protein L4, which gives rise to MASAKLFAATGDFKNDIELPKMFDEEVNTVCMYLHIKAILNNQRQGNAQAKNKSSVSGGGQKPWKQKGTGRARSGQNTSAVWVRGAKAHGPKSHDYFEKVNKKVKKIAFHSALAAKAKDGKVLVFEALSFGAPKTKDLLAVLTKAGVEQRNALFVVSEKDANLYLSSNNIPWCRCARVEDVNTYDIVRANNVVISQAALAELEGGR